A genomic stretch from Schistosoma haematobium chromosome 2, whole genome shotgun sequence includes:
- the LAMC1_5 gene encoding Laminin subunit gamma-1 (EggNog:ENOG410V61M~COG:W), whose protein sequence is MHMNTNSVSTASASVNPNKHIGKRKILKYNTENTNTISLDREALEEVETSTYLDSIINEQGGSDVNVNASIVKAMTALLQLKNICNSKQLSVNQYQSHNLQYERQDSQFYCTELKRAELLQPSSKWYQYL, encoded by the coding sequence atgcacATGAACACAAACAGTGTATcaacagcctctgcatcagtaaacCCCAATAAACACATAGGAAAAAGAAAGATTCTCaagtacaacacagagaacaccaacacaatctcACTTGAtcgagaagctctggaagaggtggaaacttccACATATCTAgacagcatcatcaatgaacaggGAGGATCTGATGTAAACGTAAATGCGAGTATTGTCAAAGCAATGACAGCAttactacaattgaagaacatatgcaactcaaaacaactgtctgtcaaccaatatcaaagtcacaatcttcaatacgaacgtcaagacagtcagttctactgtacggagctgaaacgtgcagaactattacaaccatcatcaaaatggtaccagtatttataa